Within the Miscanthus floridulus cultivar M001 chromosome 17, ASM1932011v1, whole genome shotgun sequence genome, the region GATGAAACCGCCTTGAAAAACACTTTTAACTTAGGTAGATAGGTAGTTTCAACGGCTTTGAGAGTCAATGAGGTACGATGTTTAGTTTTAGAGTTTGAGAAGAAAAATCATATCATGAGAGTAGTTTGAATAGGTAAAATGGACTTTTTCTTACATATGATTCCCACTCGAGTTTTGTTCTATTCATTCTCTGCGAGAGCAAGTGTAATAACCGGCTATACGTGAGTTGAAAACTGAGGTGGaggaaagagaagaggagagagaagagaagcagATTATAAGTTTACAACCAACTTATATACGCAAGAACAAAGAAAACTTAATGAGAGAAAAGTGGATCATATGGTAATAACAAAGAGCTCACTGCTATATAGATAGAGTGATAGACTACACAGATCATGCAACCAGCAGCAGGCTCTATGAAAgcgtttggttttggtgaattgatgaaactctaagtgctaacaaAGTTTATCAAGGTGATTGTGAGATAGATagtactactccaagtggtgaagcaaatgaagatcatgacatgatgatggtaattccatggtgatgatcaagtgcttggacttggaaaagaagaaagaaatgcaaaaggctcaaggcaaaggtataaatggtaggagccttttcggtttagtgatcgagacacttagcgagtgtgatcacatttagattcgatagccgtactattaagaggggtgaaactcgtatcgaaatacgattatcaaagtgccactagatgctctaactcattacatatgcatttaggatctagtgaaagtgctaacacccatgacaatgtttatgaaaatatgctaacccatgtgcacaaggtgatacacttggtggttggcacatttgagtaagggtaagtaacttcaccggtggagtgtccgcccgtagagtacggacagttcgacggtgccaccggcgccctgtatagaaaagataggatttcacagagtgcaccggacgctggtctcaattagatcagagcgtccggtcagtagaagcagtaaagatgccggcgtcggtcttcgaccagacgctggtggggtgcgttcggtcctactgacgtggcagtgcatagaggagacagagtgtgaccggacgctgggtgagtccggtcgggcatgaccagaCACATCCGATCGCGAGTGGAACctttactagaaacgaccggacgctggggttctgcgtccggtcactttcaagcAATGCGTTCGGTCACTACTTAAATATACTGATGGCCATTGAGATCGAGTGATcagtgtttgaagccgatgacacgtggcaagcatcgggcgaccgaacgctggggtcctgcgttcggtaGATCTAatcggagcattcggtcacctcgagttgtgcccagtgaaggggtacaacggatattttgtgggggcttctatttaagccccatggctggcttaagctcactctcttggccatttgcattgacatagcaaccttgtgagcttagccaaagcccttccactcttcttcatcattgattcatcatctttgtgagactgggagagaatccaagtacattgcttgagtgtttacatctagaggcacttgttgttcgtgttttgctatgggatttgcTTGCTACTCTTTGTGGTTGCCGTCATCCAGATgacttagagcagcgaggatcgtcaagcggaagttggtgattgtcttcggctccgatcatggtgattatgaggggttcttgacctttcctcggcggagagccaaaaggtactgtagtgaattgcttgtggcttgtgtgatcctcatcttgtgttggttgtgcggcaccctattgagggtttggcgtatgatgtcaaatagcgcgtgaacctccaagtgagtgaatcgccacaacgaggactagcttgccggcaagcaagtaaacctcggtaaaaaatcattgtgtcatcatttgattccgaggtgattggtctttattgatattcatttttgtgattgattggttcactcctcgactcagcggtataaccatcttgctcactctcttcacattaccgcaaactagttatcaaactctttagtgtagctagttgtgagagcttgttagtttgattagtgtggctctttagttagcatttgagagcacactaacttagtatagtgacatagttattgtgtaaATAGAAattacataaactagaattatggtaggtggcttgtatttttagtaggctagcgcaacactcgcttcgcctcataattgtctaaccgatttgttaagtgttgttgtagaaatttttaataggctattcacctcccctctagccattaggacctttcactctatTAGACTAttattagagcaagtataataagaggTTGTAAACTAGCTAAATGCTGagatggaggagagagaagagaatagagaagTGAAGCGAGTTGTAAGCTTACAACCAGCTTAGACACAAGAACTAAGAGACCTTGTGAGAGAGACAAATTGGtcatgtattaatagtgaagagctaACTACTGTTTGGGTGGGCAAAGAGAAGGCTGCAAAGAACCCTTATGACCAGCAGTCGACTATGGTGGTGTTTGGATCACTAATccaaggactaaagtttagccctAAACTTTAGTTCTACTGGACTGTTTGAATCCAtaggctaaactttagtcctctaATCTACAATGACTGATTTGCCCTCATTTAATTATCCATCACAGCCATGCATGCGAGCGACAAGGGGTATGGGGAGTCAAGCGCCCGCCCTGAGGGAGTTTAGCCTAGTTTAGGGCCTCTTTAGGAGCAAAAGATTTTAGCCCAATTTTTAGCCATTTGCTCACTTTTAGCCTCCCTGTTTGGATCCTCATAGCAAAGAAAGAACTAAAAGTGCTGGACTAAAGTTTTGCCATgtgatccaaacagggccaatattagggtgtgtttggcagggctcctccctGGCTCTGGCTTCAGCTCCTCTAGAGGAGCCCTTCCAAACAGTTTAGACGGATGAGCCATTTTGAACATTTTTACAGTGGACAAAGGAGGACTGAGAGGCCCGGAGATAAGCCCTCCCAAACACACCTTTATTAGGCTCGCTCTTAACCTCTACAGCCCACCTGCAACAGGCCGACAATAGAAATCTCACAGTGCTATTGCTCTCACGTTATTGGCCACGACATTCGTCATGTTCGGctagtattaaagccggctgataagtcggctgaagctgatttatgGTGAGAAAAAAATCTAgtagattctaactgataagttcaagcgaacatgcccaTAAATGTCTATGGCACTGTTTCGACATGGTACAAATCTGGGCAGTATATTGTTtgattaattaataaataaaagTTCATCCAGATTTGTTGGATTAAGCTTTTAACTACCCATACCGATTAAATTtttatttaaaaattttaaaactaGTATATTCAAAGTAATTTTCATAACGGATCCCAATTTTATTTTGTTGATCGAAAAAACTCGATTCACGGTGGCTAGATAGCTCCGGATATTCTGACTTAgaaagaagatcttctcacgcaAATCGAGAAAACTCTCGAACCCTTGCCCCACGCTTATATAGCGACACCGTAGCTCTATGAGATGAGCTGGCCACAAATTTGTGCTTTGGATGTGGGACAGACGAGAGAGTTTTTTTCCCCTCCTATGCTATGAGAGTGAGTCCCTTAGGACCCGAATTCTGACCACCCCAAGAGGAAGGTACTGAGTCTGCACTGATCAAATTGGTCAGCCGGCAGTTGCCTATTTTGTTGatctatataaaaattatagatgtTTATGGTGCAGATTTAAAAGTTTGAAACGAGGGAAAATGGACAAAAATATATTAGTGATCAAAAGAGTAATGCGTCGGAGGTGGTAAGTATGGGTGCTGCAGCGGTAGCCATCGGCTACGAGAAACAGATGACCGGATTTGTTGGTCGTTGGATGATGTTAGGGCAGGACGTATTACACTAACGACTCACATAACGATAGTATCATATTGGTTTTTTAACGGAAAAGATCACTCTAATTCCCTATAAAATAAGGGACACATGACCGATTGAGATATAAACACACAATCATCAAAATTAATATTAATAATTAAAATTAATTAATACATTTTCCCCTTATAAATCCTTTTTTTCTAACCATATGCTGCTGCTCATCTGTGGATCCGACAACCAACCCACTAATGTACTTTGCACGGAAACTGGCCGTTCTTCGTCACACAAGCATGATCGGTTACCCTTTGCTAGTTTGCCAAGAAACTAGTTGTTTTTCATCACATAAGCAATTAGTTATCCTTTTGGTGGTTTGTTCGTAAATCTCTCCATGCTTCACCAGTAAATACGATATCCTCGTTGCGTTCTTCGATCCGTGAAAGTCAGGGCGATCTAGCCTTAGCTGATGTGTGATCTAATCTGACGTCAACACATATAAATCGGGAAATATATATTACTACTAATTACCACGACGGCAAGTTTGCCGTTGGTAACTGCTTGAGacgcgggaggaggggagggcgggggAGCTTGGAGCATGCCCGTGGATGTGATACCGCGAGATATGTTGCCTTCGACGGCTCGGTGTCGAAGAAGTAATCCCTACCATCGGAGTTTTTTTAGGTACCGGTGATGAATCGCTACCATCGGATTTTCATCAATAGCCTCCTAGGCACCAAATATCACGTGTCAGACACCCTGAGCAATACTCGGGTGCCAGCTAGACAGCTTCTCAtgtagggcctcgtttagattgtgaAAAAATTATGACCCGATGAATAGtaacactttcgtcttatttgacaaatattgtccaatcgtggaccaactaggctcaaaagattcatctcgtgatttcgaactaaactgtgcaattagttatttttttacctacatttaatactccatgtaaacggctaaaaattgatgtgatggagagagagtgaaaaaacttcaaatttggatggcatctaaacaagacctaaatCATGTAGACAGCTTCGGAGTTATGGCTCCAAGAAAATCTTACGAACATGTGGGCGTTTTATTTAATAGAATCCTGCACATGCCCGTTGATACACATgcattagagcaagtataatagcaggttgtaagccgactaaatgctgaggtggaggagagataGGAGAagtgggctgtaagcttacagtcggcttaggcacaagaaccaagaaaatctgtgagagagacaagtggaccatgtattaactgtaaagagccaacTACTATATAAGTGGGCTGAAAGAAGGCTATAAGAAACCTTACAGCCaacaagccggctgtattattagcctcgcTCTTGGTACGAGAAAATCCCCACGTCGGCCTAGATCCGGCGCCGCGCCGATTACTTAATCCGCCCCGCGCGGCCACGTCCATCTGTTCACAGGTCCCGAATCAGAATCGCCGGGGGCCCTCGTggataaggatgaaaacggacggaatcgaacggagaactcctcaaccgttttctacttttacatttgaatacgaaaatgaaaacgaaagcggacaaaccgaacacgaaaacgaacacgaacttacggaatatcgagaatttcgaaaacgaaacaattcgagcgaaattatatcgaacacggtcggtatacgaaaactcaatacggaataccgacccgtagaccaagtgcatgactaagtgcatacatgatcaagttcaagtgcatataataattaacaagtgcatattatagaaacatgaacttgaactgagtcagaataattttattaatctttttagaatagatgtagtattttattttaaagatttattcagatttttcttttgagtaacaaagatttattcggctgatgcaaaaactatcaaatgattgactttgcaggtgggggttaaaccgatgagcttgatgggctatggcccaggtgggctttcgtgtagatgctgccggtttcctgacatttagcaccatctcatgaggtgaagagagacgaggctgagcgccgtctataagagagggcagctggccaccagtagaaagaacacagctgcgtggtgaacaacctgtaattgggttgtatgacctgtgcagttggccaaattcggtttaaaccgaattttcaattcggaatatttcaaattaaaagtagaaaagtagaaaacggtcggaaaaatgtctaaaccgttttctacttttacatttgaaatacgaaacatctgaaatacgaaagcgaaaacggtaaagtcggacaagaaaatgcggattcgatcggattaaatataaaaaaacgatacggttcggttcgggatatttccgttctTTTTTCATCCTTACTCGTGGATGCCGCTGCTCCCGATTCGGGGTCCGGAGTTCAGCAATATACCCGTGCAAGCGCCGCGTTTCGCTCTTCGTCGCACGAGGCCAAGCCAACCAACCGACCAGCGAGCCCCCCGCTACGCGGCGCCGCGCGCGGGGCGGGCAGCAGCACTGCACGTTGCACCAGAGCGAACGCGCGCGGCAACGGCGGGCACGGGACGGGAGCCAGGGGGAGGAAGAATTGGCTTGGGCACGGCGAGTTTTTGAGGCCCAGCGGCAGCGAGTGGCGCCTAGGGACCAATGGAATATGGGAGCCGCCTTTAACGGTGTCCGAGGCGGCGCGTAGCCGCTAGTGTCCTGAAAGTGAAAAGACCGGGACTCTCGCTCAGGTGCGCGCGACTAGCGTGGGCGTGGCGTCCGGCCCTGGGGACGAGAGGGAGTCCAacgtcgccgccgccgagcttGCCGCCGCCACGCACGGTGTGACTACCCCACATCGCCACTGCGACCTTGGTGTCTCTTTTGTCCAGGGAATTCATCACGATCCAAGGAAGCAAGCGAGAGACGCATTGTGGCAAAGGAAATCTGAATGCTTGATTCCTGTTTCAGTCTTTCCCTAAAATTTAGTCCCTATGACATGTAGGATTAACAaagcatagagtattaaatatagtctaaaaaataattaattacacatatTACAATTACCTTGTGAGacaaattttttaaacctaattaatccatgatttaaCATTACGGGTCTATAGTAAACATATACTAATGATAAATTAATTatacttaataaatttgtctcgtggatTATCGAGGACTTGTATAATTTATTTTATCCAGCCCCCGAATGAACAAAGGGTACCCATGAACAAAAGGATCACTGCACTACACTACACAAGCATGTAAACGATTTTTGGTTATACCACCGTCCAAACTCCTGAATGAACATGTCAgccatcagctactgccctacTGAAATGAAGCAGCTTGACCAGCAGCTCGCCGTCGTCAGTACTCAGTACAGCCCCAGCATCGTCCGCGCGAACGACTGCCGTCCGCCTTTTACCGGGAGGATGGCGGTGCGGCGGCCGCTGGCGCTCCGAATCGGCGTGAGGTAGAACCGCAGCATGCCGTTGTCGGCGGCGTTGCCCGGCGAGTGCCGCGCGCTGCGGTTccgctccagcgccgccgcgcaGTACTCCTCGCGCCTCCGCTTCACGTGGCCGTGGTTCGCGGCGTCTACGTAGCTGCGTCTCGAGCTGCCCAGCCCGCCGCCGCTGTTGCTGCTGAACGAGCTCCGCGCGCTCGCGTTGCTGTTGCACCGCGGCATCATCCGGCCGTTGTACCCACGGACGCGCAGCTCCGGCCACGGTTCCGAGAATGCGCGGTCCGCGCCGCCGTCGGACGCGCCGTTCCTCCGGCCCGCGGCGCGGCGGTGGATCAGGCCCCACAGGCTCCACGCCTTGCGCCACCGCCGCGGCTTCTTCGCGGGGCCCCCGTGGAAGGCGGCGTCCAGGCTGGCGGAGAAGTCCTCGACGAGTGAGGTGGTGCTGAAGCGGTGGTCGAACAGGTCTTCGGCGTGGTGGAAGTGGTAGAACTCCGAGCTGCCCATTATAGGGGATTTGTTGCCATTGACAATGGCGGCGGCCGGCGCGGTCACTGGCACTGGCACTGGCACTGGCACTGGCTTTGGGTCGGTGACTTCGAAGGACCTGCGCACAGAGCTGGACCTGTCGAGGCTCCGGCGCCTCCGGTTTGACGTGTCCATGTAGTAGTCTCGCGTCTGGGCCGTGCCCCCAGGGACGTTCGTGTCGGGGTTGGGCTCCGGCTGGGAATCGTCCTCCACGGGGATTTGACCGTCGGAGCGCTCCACGATGCCGGCCGGGGAGTCCTCCAGAGCCGAGAGGATGGGAGGTAGGCGGGagaacggcggcggcgcgcggccgaGGCCAACCCCGGTGCCAGCGCCGAACAGATAGCCGTCCCACGACGCACGGGGCTCGTCCCAGGAGAAGCCCATGTCGTCCACGGACATGCGGCCGGCGTCCAGGGAGAATCGTGGATCCGTGTCGCACGAGCGCCGGCCGCCGGCGAACTCGGAGCCGGCTTCACCACGGCGGAAGCGGCTACGCCGGAGGAACGATGGCTTGGAGGGCTTCTCCGGTGGGGGCATCGCCGCTGCCGCGGCCTCCTGCTTCTTGAGCTTCTGCTTGCGCCTCCACTTCTGCCACTTTTTGCTGAACACCGAGGCGGCGAGCCAGAAGCTCCCGGCGATCTCCTTGAGGTCCTTGGGCGGCACCTTCTTGTTGGGCGGCTGCTGCGACTGCGAAGACTCGAGATCTATGTGATCCTTCATGGCCCTAACATCCCGCGCCGCATTCACCTCCGTCTCCATCTCCCCAGAGGTGTCCACCACCAAGACGGGCTCCATCACCGGAACAATCTCGTCGGAATCCTCCTCGGCCACAACAGTAATCTCCTCCTCCAAGAACATCTCTGGGACGCACGCCGGCGGAGGGGGCGGCAGCTGCGGGGGCGGAAGGACCTCGGCGGCGGAGGACGAGGCAGGGAAGGCGCCGAACGCGGTGCCGTCGCGAACCCGCTCGCGGTCGTCCTGGTGGAAGAGCGCCCAGAGAGTGCTCCGGCCGCGCACGTCGCACGACCGCCGCTGCGGCTCGTACGCCCCGCCGCCGGCGGCCCCCGCGAGGACGGCGGCGGCCAGCGCGTCGCCCCCGCGCCCGCAGGAGAAGGACTTGCAGCGGCGGAGGTCCGGCAGCGCAGTGGGGGCACCACCGGAGCCCGAGGGCCCCCCGCCGCCTGCGGCGGCAGCGGCGAACAACGGCCGGGAGAAGAGCGAGCGGATGGCGGAGGTGGACTTGCGGCCcggcgcggcggccgcggcgtcgTTGGCCTCGAGCCCGGCCAGGCGCTCGCGGAGGCAGGCGGCGCAGAAGCCCGTGAAGGTCTCACCCGGGTGGAGGTCGCAGGTCGTCGACACcgaccgccgcggcggcggcaccgGCGGCTCCATCTGCAGCGTCATCGCGTCGTCGCACGCACGCGCGCGCGTGTTGTTACCCTGGACACCTGGCTAGCTTAGCCGCGGCGCGCCCTCGCATTGCTTGCTTGGACACGCACGGCGGTGGCACACTCGGGCCGTGGCAGCTGTGaagggcgggcgggcgggcgtgaGCTGTGAATGGTTTTGAGGATGCAGCGTGGGGCGCAGAGAGAGAAGAGGAGGAGAAAGCGAAAGTTGAAGCGAATCACGGGGCCCGtcgcctctctctctcctcaCCTCTTCCACACCACACCGTGATGTCTCTCTCTCTGTTTCTTTTGCTTTGGTTGCTCTCTCTGGCCTTCTCGGGGCTCGGGGCTGCTGGCTTGCTTTTACTCCTTTCCCAAGGGAGGGGATCCAAGCTGAACGCGCACACGCGCTCTCAAACCTCACTCCGTCCGACTGTAGCTCCAGCTCTCTGGCCAAGATTACCATCGCTGTGATCTGATCTCGCCAAGATTGGCCTTTTGATCCGAAGGTGATCACCCAAAGCATATTCTGCGTGCGTGCGAGCATCAATGTGACCGTGTCACGGATCGAGCAGGAAAAAAACAGCAGCTGCAAACGTGCAAAAACCGTGTGTTTACAGCAGCCAGCCATACCGCCCATGCATGCCTATGAGTAGCAGTAGTATGGTTGGGCAGTTGGCTCATGACTTAATGTGCGGTGGTTCAACTTCGATCACGAGTTCACGACCAGAACAACAAATATCCGGTTCCGGCCAATGTTAAACAGAAACGGTCTGGAGTCGTAATGGACCTGGAATTGGTCTTTGGCATTCTTATTACAAGCCTTGCCAGATTACATGGTTGTATTTCCACCTGCTTTCGACAGTGACCGATAAAGCTTGTCGCTGCCGCCGCGCTGGGCTGGGCATCTCAACAATTGGCACATCTGATGAAGATGGACAGACGCCAACAAGACACAACATGTGTTACTAGCACTCTAGTGCACAGTAGCTACGGCCCAAGAGATGATGTGTCCTTCCGGTATAGTACCACAGTATTCTAGTTGCAGTGTTGGGATATGGCCTAAGGACTGCGGTACTTGTAGCTGCTGGACCGTAGCGTAGACATTATTATGACGGGGTTGGCACGCTCGTCCGCTGGTAGTAGCAACCAAGAGCGTGGTTTAAAAAAAGAAGGTCGGTCCATCCACAGCAACCG harbors:
- the LOC136517837 gene encoding protein OCTOPUS-like, translated to MTLQMEPPVPPPRRSVSTTCDLHPGETFTGFCAACLRERLAGLEANDAAAAAPGRKSTSAIRSLFSRPLFAAAAAGGGGPSGSGGAPTALPDLRRCKSFSCGRGGDALAAAVLAGAAGGGAYEPQRRSCDVRGRSTLWALFHQDDRERVRDGTAFGAFPASSSAAEVLPPPQLPPPPPACVPEMFLEEEITVVAEEDSDEIVPVMEPVLVVDTSGEMETEVNAARDVRAMKDHIDLESSQSQQPPNKKVPPKDLKEIAGSFWLAASVFSKKWQKWRRKQKLKKQEAAAAAMPPPEKPSKPSFLRRSRFRRGEAGSEFAGGRRSCDTDPRFSLDAGRMSVDDMGFSWDEPRASWDGYLFGAGTGVGLGRAPPPFSRLPPILSALEDSPAGIVERSDGQIPVEDDSQPEPNPDTNVPGGTAQTRDYYMDTSNRRRRSLDRSSSVRRSFEVTDPKPVPVPVPVPVTAPAAAIVNGNKSPIMGSSEFYHFHHAEDLFDHRFSTTSLVEDFSASLDAAFHGGPAKKPRRWRKAWSLWGLIHRRAAGRRNGASDGGADRAFSEPWPELRVRGYNGRMMPRCNSNASARSSFSSNSGGGLGSSRRSYVDAANHGHVKRRREEYCAAALERNRSARHSPGNAADNGMLRFYLTPIRSASGRRTAILPVKGGRQSFARTMLGLY